A section of the Myxococcus virescens genome encodes:
- a CDS encoding WD40 repeat domain-containing protein has translation MTSLRPIITPANAARLSRVRQLGPVRVSYSSGQRLGFDSRGAVLVAKDGHPAHLRWWDLRTVSDHPVMDSELPLLDAPAVAVGELVLCIGAPALSPSGLWRPSLKALSARDGSLQRQEFLPHAVTTLCASRDGSHLLAVMDEEAGLLWDVRAWRPIRELPWPEGEFSVTACALSADGRFAAAAATLWSDDQRGVLWLWEVASGGPPWTMPIDASTAWSVAFHPREPLLVVGGPTQNVAVVHTEERRLVRTIPGFYGYAYNLDFHPEGHLLAAAHDGPGFALHHFDTGEVLFRAGDDNDLQSSDAVFSPDGRFVAWGQGDGTVGLWAVAD, from the coding sequence ATGACCTCCCTACGTCCCATCATCACCCCGGCCAACGCCGCGCGGCTGAGTCGCGTGCGGCAGCTCGGCCCCGTGCGCGTCTCCTACTCCTCGGGCCAGCGACTGGGCTTCGACTCCCGAGGCGCGGTGCTGGTCGCAAAGGACGGTCACCCCGCACATCTACGGTGGTGGGATTTAAGGACGGTGTCGGACCATCCCGTGATGGACTCTGAGTTGCCGCTTCTGGATGCTCCCGCCGTGGCGGTGGGGGAACTGGTGCTCTGTATCGGCGCTCCGGCGCTGTCGCCCTCGGGACTCTGGCGGCCAAGCCTCAAGGCCCTGTCCGCCAGGGATGGCTCTCTCCAGCGCCAGGAGTTCCTGCCCCATGCGGTCACCACGCTCTGTGCGTCCAGGGACGGCTCCCATCTGCTCGCGGTGATGGACGAGGAAGCGGGCCTTCTCTGGGATGTCCGCGCCTGGCGTCCGATTCGAGAGTTGCCGTGGCCGGAGGGGGAGTTCTCCGTCACCGCGTGCGCCCTCTCGGCGGATGGCCGCTTCGCCGCGGCGGCCGCCACGCTGTGGAGCGATGACCAGAGAGGCGTCCTTTGGCTGTGGGAGGTGGCGTCGGGAGGGCCGCCGTGGACGATGCCCATCGATGCATCGACGGCCTGGAGTGTCGCGTTCCATCCCCGGGAGCCCCTGCTTGTCGTGGGGGGCCCCACTCAAAATGTCGCCGTCGTCCACACAGAGGAGCGCCGCCTCGTCCGGACGATTCCAGGCTTCTACGGCTACGCCTACAACCTGGACTTCCACCCGGAGGGGCACCTGCTCGCCGCTGCGCACGACGGTCCGGGTTTCGCCCTGCACCACTTCGACACGGGAGAGGTCCTCTTTCGTGCCGGCGACGACAACGACCTCCAGTCGAGTGATGCCGTCTTCTCCCCCGACGGGCGCTTCGTGGCCTGGGGGCAGGGGGATGGCACCGTGGGGCTGTGGGCCGTGGCCGACTGA
- a CDS encoding gluconate 2-dehydrogenase subunit 3 family protein — MTRAHSNRGRLSRRSLIQRMTFLGGGVVLLGPACKRSSEPQEKTPPADTGPLAAKQDGQAPRTFSSFEYAVVAAATERILPRDEDPGALDANVPVYIDRILQTPELEPVREDFLSGVAALERRAQRMHQKGFAALTAEQQDELLTLFKDSPPRSGEAHFFELLTVMTLEGFLGDPSYGGNQGKVGWRLMGFDTVGTVASAPPEGYDGPKCLRECGVHR; from the coding sequence ATGACACGTGCGCATTCCAATCGGGGGCGCCTGTCCCGGCGCTCCCTCATCCAGCGGATGACCTTCCTGGGCGGAGGCGTGGTGTTGCTCGGCCCCGCCTGCAAGCGCTCCTCCGAACCCCAAGAGAAGACGCCCCCCGCGGACACCGGCCCCCTGGCCGCGAAGCAGGACGGCCAGGCCCCGCGCACCTTCTCCTCCTTCGAGTACGCAGTGGTGGCCGCCGCCACCGAGCGCATCCTCCCGCGAGACGAAGACCCGGGCGCCCTCGATGCGAATGTCCCCGTCTACATCGACCGCATCCTCCAGACACCCGAGCTGGAGCCCGTGCGCGAGGACTTCCTCTCCGGCGTGGCGGCCCTGGAGCGCCGCGCCCAGCGCATGCACCAGAAGGGCTTCGCCGCCCTGACGGCCGAGCAGCAGGACGAGCTGCTCACCCTCTTCAAGGACAGCCCGCCCCGAAGCGGCGAGGCGCACTTCTTCGAGCTGCTGACGGTGATGACGCTGGAGGGCTTCCTCGGGGACCCGTCCTACGGCGGCAACCAGGGCAAGGTGGGCTGGCGGCTGATGGGCTTCGACACCGTGGGCACCGTCGCGTCCGCGCCGCCGGAAGGCTACGACGGACCCAAGTGCCTGCGTGAATGCGGGGTCCACCGATGA
- a CDS encoding sigma 54-interacting transcriptional regulator, whose amino-acid sequence MPALPPAPIPSHTVIGARTQGERLSAQLFHLVLLDTERAGTVFPLANEALRVGKAPDNDVVIDHPTVSRNHLVVRRQGDRFLVQDLGSTNGTFLDGAQVREAFLRPGALLEVGDVRLRFSPQVSPVQVEPILEDRLGDLVGRSLPMRQIFALLQRIAPTDSTVLLVGETGSGKGAAAKATHKLSPRAGGPLVVFDCASVSDSLIESELFGHEKGAFTGAVSQRIGCLERANGGTLFLDEIDDLALDLQPKLLRAIEDREFRRLGASTPISFDARIIVASKKDLWAETQAGRFREDLYFRLSVFTVSLPSLRDRKEDIPLLVDAFAGEGLWPRLPEKIREQFTGHTWPGNVRELRNALERARHMVDIPELAGDTLLREFTREAPAAAGDSLPVEFTGPFKVCKDELIRAFEREYLTRLLGRAKGNIARAAREAELDRKHLYSLLHKYGLVQSETD is encoded by the coding sequence ATGCCCGCCCTGCCCCCCGCACCCATCCCCTCTCACACCGTCATTGGCGCACGGACTCAAGGGGAACGGCTCTCCGCCCAGCTCTTCCACCTCGTCCTGCTGGACACCGAGCGCGCCGGCACCGTCTTCCCCCTGGCCAATGAAGCCCTCCGCGTGGGCAAGGCCCCGGACAATGACGTCGTCATCGACCACCCCACCGTGAGCCGCAACCACCTGGTGGTGCGCCGCCAGGGGGACCGCTTCCTCGTGCAGGACCTGGGCTCCACCAACGGCACCTTCCTCGACGGTGCCCAGGTGCGTGAGGCCTTCCTCCGCCCTGGCGCCCTGCTGGAAGTCGGCGACGTGCGCCTGCGCTTCAGTCCCCAGGTCTCCCCGGTCCAGGTCGAGCCCATCCTGGAGGACCGGCTCGGCGACCTGGTGGGCCGCAGCCTGCCCATGCGGCAGATTTTCGCGCTGCTCCAGCGCATCGCGCCCACCGACTCCACCGTGCTGCTGGTCGGTGAGACGGGCTCCGGCAAGGGCGCCGCCGCCAAGGCCACCCACAAGCTCAGCCCCCGCGCGGGCGGTCCGCTCGTCGTCTTCGACTGCGCCAGCGTGTCCGACTCCCTCATCGAGAGCGAGCTGTTCGGCCATGAGAAGGGCGCCTTCACCGGCGCGGTGAGCCAGCGCATCGGCTGCCTGGAGCGCGCCAACGGCGGCACCCTCTTCCTGGACGAAATCGACGACCTCGCCCTGGACCTCCAACCCAAGCTGCTGCGCGCCATCGAGGACCGGGAGTTCCGCCGGCTCGGCGCCTCCACCCCCATCTCCTTCGACGCGCGCATCATCGTCGCCAGCAAGAAGGACCTGTGGGCGGAGACGCAGGCGGGCCGCTTCCGCGAGGACCTCTACTTCCGCCTCTCCGTCTTCACCGTCAGCCTGCCCTCGCTCCGGGACCGCAAGGAGGACATCCCCCTGCTGGTGGATGCCTTCGCGGGCGAAGGCCTGTGGCCCCGGCTGCCGGAGAAGATTCGCGAGCAGTTCACCGGGCACACCTGGCCGGGCAACGTGCGCGAATTGCGCAATGCCCTGGAGCGCGCCCGGCACATGGTGGACATTCCAGAGCTAGCCGGGGACACCCTGCTGCGCGAGTTCACCCGCGAGGCCCCCGCCGCCGCCGGGGACTCCCTGCCGGTGGAGTTCACCGGCCCCTTCAAGGTCTGCAAGGACGAGCTCATCCGCGCCTTCGAGCGCGAGTACCTCACCCGGCTGCTGGGCCGCGCCAAAGGCAACATCGCCCGCGCCGCCCGCGAGGCCGAGCTGGACCGGAAGCACCTGTACTCGCTGCTCCACAAGTACGGACTCGTTCAGAGCGAGACGGACTGA
- a CDS encoding GMC family oxidoreductase — MSLPEVDICIIGSGAGGAPMALELGRAGFKVVVLEKGPHYQPKDFIHDEILNSRRNFFMPVPWEEPHLVRQGAKGRYEKTSAAWTANCVGGGTVHMSGFFYRLKPVDFRLRSTLGAVPGSTVADWPISYEELAPFYDKAEAELGVSGESVPHPFAEPRKGPYPLPPLDVHPVAKEIDKACGAMGWHSLPTARGILSKPYRGRAPCSYCALCGSYGCETGAKSGTNASLIPAAVATGNVDLRPGCMARTVEVDKQGRARSVVYLDADGVTREQPAKVIVVSCTAVESARLLLNSTSSRFPKGLANGNGLVGRNLTFSSFGESHATFRLSKQSAARPWLKDPSPFVNRSLQDFYLMPDAQFGFRKGGTLGFMWAHPNPIHAAVGLAGKGEKALFGKALKDKMREYRDSRILQFEVYAEFLPTAGTYVSVEDGVKDRYGIPVAAITVDRHPMDLAATRFLVERGEEVLLRLDPDDVRRGTTSGETSILQHGTCRFGDDAATSVLDRHCRAHEVPNLYVVDGSFMPTGGSVPSTLTISANSFRVADHLVRKLKG; from the coding sequence ATGAGCCTGCCCGAGGTGGACATCTGCATCATCGGCAGCGGCGCGGGCGGCGCGCCCATGGCGCTGGAGCTGGGCCGCGCGGGCTTCAAGGTGGTGGTGCTGGAGAAGGGCCCGCACTACCAACCCAAGGACTTCATCCACGACGAAATCCTGAACAGCCGCCGGAACTTCTTCATGCCGGTGCCGTGGGAGGAGCCACACCTGGTGCGCCAGGGCGCGAAGGGCCGCTACGAGAAGACGAGCGCGGCGTGGACCGCCAACTGCGTGGGCGGTGGCACGGTCCACATGAGCGGCTTCTTCTACCGGCTCAAGCCGGTGGACTTCCGGCTGCGCTCCACGCTGGGCGCCGTGCCCGGCTCCACCGTGGCGGACTGGCCCATCTCCTACGAGGAGCTGGCGCCCTTCTACGACAAGGCCGAGGCGGAGCTGGGCGTGTCCGGCGAGTCCGTCCCCCACCCCTTCGCCGAGCCGCGCAAGGGACCCTACCCGCTGCCGCCGCTGGACGTGCATCCGGTGGCGAAGGAAATCGACAAGGCGTGCGGCGCCATGGGCTGGCATTCCCTGCCCACCGCGCGCGGCATCCTCAGCAAGCCCTACCGGGGCCGCGCGCCGTGCTCATACTGCGCGCTGTGCGGCAGCTACGGCTGCGAGACGGGCGCGAAGAGCGGCACCAACGCCAGCCTCATCCCCGCCGCCGTCGCCACCGGCAACGTGGACCTGCGCCCCGGCTGCATGGCGCGCACGGTGGAGGTGGACAAGCAGGGCCGCGCGCGGAGCGTCGTCTACCTCGACGCGGACGGCGTGACGCGCGAGCAGCCGGCGAAGGTCATCGTCGTGTCCTGCACCGCCGTGGAGAGCGCGCGCCTGCTGCTCAACTCCACCTCCAGCCGCTTCCCAAAGGGCCTGGCCAACGGCAACGGGCTGGTGGGACGCAACCTCACCTTCAGCTCGTTCGGCGAATCCCACGCCACCTTCCGCCTGTCGAAGCAGTCCGCCGCGCGGCCGTGGCTGAAGGACCCGTCTCCCTTCGTCAACCGCAGCCTCCAGGACTTCTACCTGATGCCCGACGCCCAGTTCGGCTTCCGCAAGGGCGGCACGCTGGGCTTCATGTGGGCCCACCCCAATCCCATCCACGCCGCGGTGGGGCTGGCGGGCAAGGGCGAGAAGGCCCTCTTCGGCAAGGCGTTGAAGGACAAGATGCGGGAGTACCGCGACTCACGCATCCTCCAGTTCGAGGTGTACGCCGAGTTCCTCCCCACCGCCGGCACCTACGTCAGCGTGGAGGACGGCGTGAAGGACCGCTACGGCATCCCCGTGGCGGCCATCACCGTGGACCGGCACCCCATGGACCTGGCGGCCACGCGCTTCCTCGTGGAGCGCGGCGAGGAAGTCCTCCTGCGCCTGGACCCGGATGACGTCCGGCGCGGCACCACCAGCGGTGAGACGTCCATCCTCCAGCACGGCACCTGCCGCTTCGGCGACGACGCGGCGACGTCCGTGCTGGACCGCCACTGCCGCGCCCACGAGGTGCCCAACCTCTACGTGGTGGACGGCAGCTTCATGCCCACCGGCGGCAGCGTGCCGTCCACGCTCACCATCAGCGCCAACAGCTTCCGCGTGGCGGACCACCTGGTGCGCAAGCTCAAGGGCTGA
- a CDS encoding DUF3332 domain-containing protein, which yields MKRPSPWLAMMFAGFMSMHATGCFGQFQLTQKIWNFNKNISGNKFVQWLMFLVLTIIPVYGLGAFIDAIVINSIEFWTGSNPVASVDGAPETTRIVKLSPTDTLRLSRDVETGVMRMELAREGQETMVRYFEPLEDGMVVRDDAGAMLIQAQEATDGAVAVTDAAGTTLTVHARDALAVARRVYEEGGAQALAQHAVAQASVSQGLASNTCVAQ from the coding sequence ATGAAGCGTCCGTCCCCCTGGCTCGCCATGATGTTCGCCGGTTTCATGTCCATGCACGCCACCGGCTGCTTCGGCCAGTTCCAGCTCACGCAGAAGATCTGGAACTTCAACAAGAACATCTCCGGCAACAAGTTCGTGCAGTGGCTGATGTTCCTCGTGCTCACCATCATCCCCGTCTACGGGCTGGGCGCGTTCATCGACGCCATCGTCATCAACAGCATCGAGTTCTGGACGGGCAGCAACCCCGTCGCCAGCGTCGATGGCGCGCCGGAGACCACCCGCATCGTCAAGCTGAGCCCCACCGACACGCTGCGCCTGTCGCGTGACGTGGAGACGGGCGTCATGCGCATGGAGCTGGCGCGCGAGGGCCAGGAGACGATGGTCCGCTACTTCGAGCCGCTCGAGGACGGCATGGTGGTCCGCGACGACGCCGGCGCCATGCTCATCCAGGCCCAGGAGGCGACGGACGGCGCGGTGGCGGTGACGGATGCCGCCGGCACCACGCTGACGGTCCACGCCCGTGACGCGCTGGCCGTGGCCCGCCGCGTGTACGAAGAGGGTGGCGCGCAGGCGCTCGCGCAGCACGCCGTGGCCCAGGCCTCCGTGTCCCAGGGCCTGGCCAGCAACACCTGCGTGGCCCAATAG